A region from the Falco rusticolus isolate bFalRus1 chromosome 4, bFalRus1.pri, whole genome shotgun sequence genome encodes:
- the PTPDC1 gene encoding protein tyrosine phosphatase domain-containing protein 1 isoform X7, whose protein sequence is MQCSMACGGRACKYENPARWSDQEQAIKGLYSSWITDNILAMARPSTELIDKYNIIEQFERCGIKTIINLQRPGEHASCGSPLEQESGFTYIPEAFMEAGIYFYNFGWKDYGVASLTTVLDMVKVMAFALQEGRVAVHCHAGLGRTGVLIACYLVFATRMSADQAILFVRAKRPNSIQTRGQLLCIREFTQFLVPLRNVFACCEPKAHTVTLSQYLTRQRHLLHGYESRHLKHVPKLIHLVCKLLLDLAENRQVVEAELLDIPDLSAEIEKTVSQLVSTQLDRELARQDSDMSDSSHTHSSTFETQDSLFSLGHECDPLWKRRNVECLQPLTHLKRRLSYSESDLRRTEFLLEQGETAWTVPAQILQCNQPKRNSGEECSATSEQKPQLDLNKEALVRNTCMFWSQGKFNLDGQKDGSSLYHRRNCTKEVQRSRTFSSGLASLHNTREPGTPRHNFTNEIGHRKDHKTNMYSRRVYVSEDSSSSSSSSKVNFSLGYESQGSKDVSEAIPHIVLQSELSLEARRVLAAKALADINEFLGEEEVKQKVEMWQKELNSRDGAWDKICTERDPFILCSLMWSWIEQLKEPIISKDDIDMLAKNCTESQDALYLLRKEQCQTILCIFHCVVNLQMLPADVEEALLARAIKAFTKTNLDSENGPYVYSTLKKVFKQTLEEKRKRLKEGTENHS, encoded by the exons ATGCAGTGCTCAATGGCATGTGGTGGACGTGCTTGCAAGTATGAAAATCCAGCTCGATGGAGTGACCAGGAGCAAGCTATTAAAGGGCTTTACTCTTCCTG GATAACAGATAACATACTGGCAATGGCTCGACCCTCAACAGAATTGATTGACAAGTACAACATTATTGAACAGTTTGAAAG ATGTGGCATAAAAACCATAATTAACCTTCAGCGTCCTGGGGAGCATGCAAGCTGTGGGAGTCCACTGGAACAAGAAAGCGGCTTCACCTACATTCCTGAAGCTTTTATGGAGGCTGGAA tttatttttataattttggaTGGAAGGATTATGGAGTGGCATCTCTCACTACTGTACTTGATATGGTAAAAGTCATGGCTTTCGCCTTGCAGGAAGGGAGGGTAGCTGTTCATTGTCACGCAGGACTTGGTCGGACAG GTGTTCTGATAGCTTGTTACTTAGTTTTTGCAACAAGAATGAGTGCTGATCAAGCAATTCTTTTTGTCAGAGCAAAAAGGCCTAATTCTATTCAGACTAGAGGGCAGTTGTTATGCATCAGAGAATTCACTCAGTTTTTGGTTCCTCTGAGAAACGTGTTTGCGTGCTGTGAGCCCAAGGCACACACAGTGACGCTGTCCCAGTACCTGACCCGTCAGAGACATCTGCTTCATGGTTACGAGAGTAGGCATCTCAAACATGTGCCAAAACTTATTCATCTTGTTTGCAAATTGTTGTTAGACCTGGCTGAAAACAGACAAGTGGTAGAGGCAGAATTGTTAGATATACCGGATCTCTCAGCTGAAATTGAAAAGACTGTTTCTCAGTTGGTATCCACACAGCTAGATAGAGAACTTGCAAGGCAGGACAGTGATATGTCAGACTCCTCCCACACCCACTCATCCACTTTCGAGACCCAGGattctcttttctccctgggACATGAATGTGATCCTCTTTGGAAAAGAAGGAATGTTGAATGCCTTCAGCCTCTAACTCATCTAAAAAGGCGTCTAAGCTATAGTGAGTCAGATTTAAGGAGAACTGAGTTTCTTTTAGAGCAAGGAGAAACTGCATGGACAGTACCTGCTCAGATACTACAGTGCAACCAACCCAAGCGGAACAGCGGTGAGGAATGTTCTGCCACAAGTGAACAAAAGCCACAGCTGGATTTAAATAAAGAGGCATTAGTGCGTAATACATGCATGTTCTGGAGTCAAGGTAAATTTAATTTGGATGGACAAAAAGATGGATCCTCCCTTTATCACAGAAGGAACTGTACGAAAGAAGTACAACGCAGTAGAACCTTTTCTTCAGGTCTAGCATCTCTCCACAATACCAGGGAACCCGGAACACCAAGGCATAATTTTACCAATGAGATTGGTCATAGAAAAGACCACAAGACTAATATGTATAGCAGAAGAGTCTATGTCTCTGAGGactcttcttcttcttcttcttcttctaaaGTGAACTTTTCCCTTGGATATGAAAGCCAAGGTAGCAAAGATGTGTCAGAGGCAATTCCACACATTGTTCTGCAGTCAGAATTAAGTTTGGAAGCCCGAAGAGTTTTGGCAGCAAAAGCACTTGCAGATATAAATGAATttctgggagaggaggaagtgAAGCAGAAGGTAGAAATGTGGCAG aaagaacTGAATTCTCGAGATGGAGCTTGGGATAAAATCTGTACCGAGAGAGATCCTTTTATCCTCTGTAGCTTGATGTGGTCCTGGATAGAGCAGCTGAAAGAACCTATTATATCCAAAGATGATATTGACATGCTGGCAAAAAattgcacagaatcacaggatgcACTTTACTTACTGAGAAAG GAACAGTGTCAGACTATCCTTTGTATTTTCCACTGTGTGGTGAACTTGCAAATGCTACCAGCTGATGTGGAGGAGGCCTTACTTGCTCGTGCTATTAAAGCTTTCACTAAG ACAAACTTGGATTCTGAAAATGGACCATATGTTTACAGTACcttgaaaaaagtatttaaacagacactggaagaaaaaagaaaaaggcttaaGGAAGGAACAGAGAATCACTCTTGA
- the PTPDC1 gene encoding protein tyrosine phosphatase domain-containing protein 1 isoform X1: MQGSPRRRSAVSIFSNFFQGRRHSSSDPLLRIIQRRRSSVVEVLSSSTHRVMVAISSLSPEELDATFPEKKRSSRRPTAKYTKVGEHLRHVIPGHMQCSMACGGRACKYENPARWSDQEQAIKGLYSSWITDNILAMARPSTELIDKYNIIEQFERCGIKTIINLQRPGEHASCGSPLEQESGFTYIPEAFMEAGIYFYNFGWKDYGVASLTTVLDMVKVMAFALQEGRVAVHCHAGLGRTGVLIACYLVFATRMSADQAILFVRAKRPNSIQTRGQLLCIREFTQFLVPLRNVFACCEPKAHTVTLSQYLTRQRHLLHGYESRHLKHVPKLIHLVCKLLLDLAENRQVVEAELLDIPDLSAEIEKTVSQLVSTQLDRELARQDSDMSDSSHTHSSTFETQDSLFSLGHECDPLWKRRNVECLQPLTHLKRRLSYSESDLRRTEFLLEQGETAWTVPAQILQCNQPKRNSGEECSATSEQKPQLDLNKEALVRNTCMFWSQGKFNLDGQKDGSSLYHRRNCTKEVQRSRTFSSGLASLHNTREPGTPRHNFTNEIGHRKDHKTNMYSRRVYVSEDSSSSSSSSKVNFSLGYESQGSKDVSEAIPHIVLQSELSLEARRVLAAKALADINEFLGEEEVKQKVEMWQKELNSRDGAWDKICTERDPFILCSLMWSWIEQLKEPIISKDDIDMLAKNCTESQDALYLLRKEQCQTILCIFHCVVNLQMLPADVEEALLARAIKAFTKTNLDSENGPYVYSTLKKVFKQTLEEKRKRLKEGTENHS, encoded by the exons ATGCAGGGTTCGCCCCGAAGACGTTCGGCAGTGAGTATATTTAGCAACTTCTTCCAGGGTCGGAGACATTCTTCCTCCGATCCTCTTCTTCGCATAATCCAGAGACGCCGGAGCTCGGTTGTAGAGGTACTCTCGTCATCAACTCACCGGGTTATGGTGGCGATATCGTCTCTGAGCCCTGAGGAGCTGGATGCaacttttcctgaaaaaaaaa GAAGTTCGAGGCGTCCAACAGCAAAATACACTAAAGTAGGGGAGCACCTTCGCCATGTCATTCCTGGTCACATGCAGTGCTCAATGGCATGTGGTGGACGTGCTTGCAAGTATGAAAATCCAGCTCGATGGAGTGACCAGGAGCAAGCTATTAAAGGGCTTTACTCTTCCTG GATAACAGATAACATACTGGCAATGGCTCGACCCTCAACAGAATTGATTGACAAGTACAACATTATTGAACAGTTTGAAAG ATGTGGCATAAAAACCATAATTAACCTTCAGCGTCCTGGGGAGCATGCAAGCTGTGGGAGTCCACTGGAACAAGAAAGCGGCTTCACCTACATTCCTGAAGCTTTTATGGAGGCTGGAA tttatttttataattttggaTGGAAGGATTATGGAGTGGCATCTCTCACTACTGTACTTGATATGGTAAAAGTCATGGCTTTCGCCTTGCAGGAAGGGAGGGTAGCTGTTCATTGTCACGCAGGACTTGGTCGGACAG GTGTTCTGATAGCTTGTTACTTAGTTTTTGCAACAAGAATGAGTGCTGATCAAGCAATTCTTTTTGTCAGAGCAAAAAGGCCTAATTCTATTCAGACTAGAGGGCAGTTGTTATGCATCAGAGAATTCACTCAGTTTTTGGTTCCTCTGAGAAACGTGTTTGCGTGCTGTGAGCCCAAGGCACACACAGTGACGCTGTCCCAGTACCTGACCCGTCAGAGACATCTGCTTCATGGTTACGAGAGTAGGCATCTCAAACATGTGCCAAAACTTATTCATCTTGTTTGCAAATTGTTGTTAGACCTGGCTGAAAACAGACAAGTGGTAGAGGCAGAATTGTTAGATATACCGGATCTCTCAGCTGAAATTGAAAAGACTGTTTCTCAGTTGGTATCCACACAGCTAGATAGAGAACTTGCAAGGCAGGACAGTGATATGTCAGACTCCTCCCACACCCACTCATCCACTTTCGAGACCCAGGattctcttttctccctgggACATGAATGTGATCCTCTTTGGAAAAGAAGGAATGTTGAATGCCTTCAGCCTCTAACTCATCTAAAAAGGCGTCTAAGCTATAGTGAGTCAGATTTAAGGAGAACTGAGTTTCTTTTAGAGCAAGGAGAAACTGCATGGACAGTACCTGCTCAGATACTACAGTGCAACCAACCCAAGCGGAACAGCGGTGAGGAATGTTCTGCCACAAGTGAACAAAAGCCACAGCTGGATTTAAATAAAGAGGCATTAGTGCGTAATACATGCATGTTCTGGAGTCAAGGTAAATTTAATTTGGATGGACAAAAAGATGGATCCTCCCTTTATCACAGAAGGAACTGTACGAAAGAAGTACAACGCAGTAGAACCTTTTCTTCAGGTCTAGCATCTCTCCACAATACCAGGGAACCCGGAACACCAAGGCATAATTTTACCAATGAGATTGGTCATAGAAAAGACCACAAGACTAATATGTATAGCAGAAGAGTCTATGTCTCTGAGGactcttcttcttcttcttcttcttctaaaGTGAACTTTTCCCTTGGATATGAAAGCCAAGGTAGCAAAGATGTGTCAGAGGCAATTCCACACATTGTTCTGCAGTCAGAATTAAGTTTGGAAGCCCGAAGAGTTTTGGCAGCAAAAGCACTTGCAGATATAAATGAATttctgggagaggaggaagtgAAGCAGAAGGTAGAAATGTGGCAG aaagaacTGAATTCTCGAGATGGAGCTTGGGATAAAATCTGTACCGAGAGAGATCCTTTTATCCTCTGTAGCTTGATGTGGTCCTGGATAGAGCAGCTGAAAGAACCTATTATATCCAAAGATGATATTGACATGCTGGCAAAAAattgcacagaatcacaggatgcACTTTACTTACTGAGAAAG GAACAGTGTCAGACTATCCTTTGTATTTTCCACTGTGTGGTGAACTTGCAAATGCTACCAGCTGATGTGGAGGAGGCCTTACTTGCTCGTGCTATTAAAGCTTTCACTAAG ACAAACTTGGATTCTGAAAATGGACCATATGTTTACAGTACcttgaaaaaagtatttaaacagacactggaagaaaaaagaaaaaggcttaaGGAAGGAACAGAGAATCACTCTTGA
- the PTPDC1 gene encoding protein tyrosine phosphatase domain-containing protein 1 isoform X6, with amino-acid sequence MVAISSLSPEELDATFPEKKRSSRRPTAKYTKVGEHLRHVIPGHMQCSMACGGRACKYENPARWSDQEQAIKGLYSSWITDNILAMARPSTELIDKYNIIEQFERCGIKTIINLQRPGEHASCGSPLEQESGFTYIPEAFMEAGIYFYNFGWKDYGVASLTTVLDMVKVMAFALQEGRVAVHCHAGLGRTGVLIACYLVFATRMSADQAILFVRAKRPNSIQTRGQLLCIREFTQFLVPLRNVFACCEPKAHTVTLSQYLTRQRHLLHGYESRHLKHVPKLIHLVCKLLLDLAENRQVVEAELLDIPDLSAEIEKTVSQLVSTQLDRELARQDSDMSDSSHTHSSTFETQDSLFSLGHECDPLWKRRNVECLQPLTHLKRRLSYSESDLRRTEFLLEQGETAWTVPAQILQCNQPKRNSGEECSATSEQKPQLDLNKEALVRNTCMFWSQGKFNLDGQKDGSSLYHRRNCTKEVQRSRTFSSGLASLHNTREPGTPRHNFTNEIGHRKDHKTNMYSRRVYVSEDSSSSSSSSKVNFSLGYESQGSKDVSEAIPHIVLQSELSLEARRVLAAKALADINEFLGEEEVKQKVEMWQKELNSRDGAWDKICTERDPFILCSLMWSWIEQLKEPIISKDDIDMLAKNCTESQDALYLLRKEQCQTILCIFHCVVNLQMLPADVEEALLARAIKAFTKTNLDSENGPYVYSTLKKVFKQTLEEKRKRLKEGTENHS; translated from the exons ATGGTGGCGATATCGTCTCTGAGCCCTGAGGAGCTGGATGCaacttttcctgaaaaaaaaa GAAGTTCGAGGCGTCCAACAGCAAAATACACTAAAGTAGGGGAGCACCTTCGCCATGTCATTCCTGGTCACATGCAGTGCTCAATGGCATGTGGTGGACGTGCTTGCAAGTATGAAAATCCAGCTCGATGGAGTGACCAGGAGCAAGCTATTAAAGGGCTTTACTCTTCCTG GATAACAGATAACATACTGGCAATGGCTCGACCCTCAACAGAATTGATTGACAAGTACAACATTATTGAACAGTTTGAAAG ATGTGGCATAAAAACCATAATTAACCTTCAGCGTCCTGGGGAGCATGCAAGCTGTGGGAGTCCACTGGAACAAGAAAGCGGCTTCACCTACATTCCTGAAGCTTTTATGGAGGCTGGAA tttatttttataattttggaTGGAAGGATTATGGAGTGGCATCTCTCACTACTGTACTTGATATGGTAAAAGTCATGGCTTTCGCCTTGCAGGAAGGGAGGGTAGCTGTTCATTGTCACGCAGGACTTGGTCGGACAG GTGTTCTGATAGCTTGTTACTTAGTTTTTGCAACAAGAATGAGTGCTGATCAAGCAATTCTTTTTGTCAGAGCAAAAAGGCCTAATTCTATTCAGACTAGAGGGCAGTTGTTATGCATCAGAGAATTCACTCAGTTTTTGGTTCCTCTGAGAAACGTGTTTGCGTGCTGTGAGCCCAAGGCACACACAGTGACGCTGTCCCAGTACCTGACCCGTCAGAGACATCTGCTTCATGGTTACGAGAGTAGGCATCTCAAACATGTGCCAAAACTTATTCATCTTGTTTGCAAATTGTTGTTAGACCTGGCTGAAAACAGACAAGTGGTAGAGGCAGAATTGTTAGATATACCGGATCTCTCAGCTGAAATTGAAAAGACTGTTTCTCAGTTGGTATCCACACAGCTAGATAGAGAACTTGCAAGGCAGGACAGTGATATGTCAGACTCCTCCCACACCCACTCATCCACTTTCGAGACCCAGGattctcttttctccctgggACATGAATGTGATCCTCTTTGGAAAAGAAGGAATGTTGAATGCCTTCAGCCTCTAACTCATCTAAAAAGGCGTCTAAGCTATAGTGAGTCAGATTTAAGGAGAACTGAGTTTCTTTTAGAGCAAGGAGAAACTGCATGGACAGTACCTGCTCAGATACTACAGTGCAACCAACCCAAGCGGAACAGCGGTGAGGAATGTTCTGCCACAAGTGAACAAAAGCCACAGCTGGATTTAAATAAAGAGGCATTAGTGCGTAATACATGCATGTTCTGGAGTCAAGGTAAATTTAATTTGGATGGACAAAAAGATGGATCCTCCCTTTATCACAGAAGGAACTGTACGAAAGAAGTACAACGCAGTAGAACCTTTTCTTCAGGTCTAGCATCTCTCCACAATACCAGGGAACCCGGAACACCAAGGCATAATTTTACCAATGAGATTGGTCATAGAAAAGACCACAAGACTAATATGTATAGCAGAAGAGTCTATGTCTCTGAGGactcttcttcttcttcttcttcttctaaaGTGAACTTTTCCCTTGGATATGAAAGCCAAGGTAGCAAAGATGTGTCAGAGGCAATTCCACACATTGTTCTGCAGTCAGAATTAAGTTTGGAAGCCCGAAGAGTTTTGGCAGCAAAAGCACTTGCAGATATAAATGAATttctgggagaggaggaagtgAAGCAGAAGGTAGAAATGTGGCAG aaagaacTGAATTCTCGAGATGGAGCTTGGGATAAAATCTGTACCGAGAGAGATCCTTTTATCCTCTGTAGCTTGATGTGGTCCTGGATAGAGCAGCTGAAAGAACCTATTATATCCAAAGATGATATTGACATGCTGGCAAAAAattgcacagaatcacaggatgcACTTTACTTACTGAGAAAG GAACAGTGTCAGACTATCCTTTGTATTTTCCACTGTGTGGTGAACTTGCAAATGCTACCAGCTGATGTGGAGGAGGCCTTACTTGCTCGTGCTATTAAAGCTTTCACTAAG ACAAACTTGGATTCTGAAAATGGACCATATGTTTACAGTACcttgaaaaaagtatttaaacagacactggaagaaaaaagaaaaaggcttaaGGAAGGAACAGAGAATCACTCTTGA
- the PTPDC1 gene encoding protein tyrosine phosphatase domain-containing protein 1 isoform X8: MQGSPRRRSAVSIFSNFFQGRRHSSSDPLLRIIQRRRSSVVEVLSSSTHRVMVAISSLSPEELDATFPEKKRSSRRPTAKYTKVGEHLRHVIPGHMQCSMACGGRACKYENPARWSDQEQAIKGLYSSWITDNILAMARPSTELIDKYNIIEQFERCGIKTIINLQRPGEHASCGSPLEQESGFTYIPEAFMEAGIYFYNFGWKDYGVASLTTVLDMVKVMAFALQEGRVAVHCHAGLGRTVNFSLGYESQGSKDVSEAIPHIVLQSELSLEARRVLAAKALADINEFLGEEEVKQKVEMWQKELNSRDGAWDKICTERDPFILCSLMWSWIEQLKEPIISKDDIDMLAKNCTESQDALYLLRKEQCQTILCIFHCVVNLQMLPADVEEALLARAIKAFTKTNLDSENGPYVYSTLKKVFKQTLEEKRKRLKEGTENHS, encoded by the exons ATGCAGGGTTCGCCCCGAAGACGTTCGGCAGTGAGTATATTTAGCAACTTCTTCCAGGGTCGGAGACATTCTTCCTCCGATCCTCTTCTTCGCATAATCCAGAGACGCCGGAGCTCGGTTGTAGAGGTACTCTCGTCATCAACTCACCGGGTTATGGTGGCGATATCGTCTCTGAGCCCTGAGGAGCTGGATGCaacttttcctgaaaaaaaaa GAAGTTCGAGGCGTCCAACAGCAAAATACACTAAAGTAGGGGAGCACCTTCGCCATGTCATTCCTGGTCACATGCAGTGCTCAATGGCATGTGGTGGACGTGCTTGCAAGTATGAAAATCCAGCTCGATGGAGTGACCAGGAGCAAGCTATTAAAGGGCTTTACTCTTCCTG GATAACAGATAACATACTGGCAATGGCTCGACCCTCAACAGAATTGATTGACAAGTACAACATTATTGAACAGTTTGAAAG ATGTGGCATAAAAACCATAATTAACCTTCAGCGTCCTGGGGAGCATGCAAGCTGTGGGAGTCCACTGGAACAAGAAAGCGGCTTCACCTACATTCCTGAAGCTTTTATGGAGGCTGGAA tttatttttataattttggaTGGAAGGATTATGGAGTGGCATCTCTCACTACTGTACTTGATATGGTAAAAGTCATGGCTTTCGCCTTGCAGGAAGGGAGGGTAGCTGTTCATTGTCACGCAGGACTTGGTCGGACAG TGAACTTTTCCCTTGGATATGAAAGCCAAGGTAGCAAAGATGTGTCAGAGGCAATTCCACACATTGTTCTGCAGTCAGAATTAAGTTTGGAAGCCCGAAGAGTTTTGGCAGCAAAAGCACTTGCAGATATAAATGAATttctgggagaggaggaagtgAAGCAGAAGGTAGAAATGTGGCAG aaagaacTGAATTCTCGAGATGGAGCTTGGGATAAAATCTGTACCGAGAGAGATCCTTTTATCCTCTGTAGCTTGATGTGGTCCTGGATAGAGCAGCTGAAAGAACCTATTATATCCAAAGATGATATTGACATGCTGGCAAAAAattgcacagaatcacaggatgcACTTTACTTACTGAGAAAG GAACAGTGTCAGACTATCCTTTGTATTTTCCACTGTGTGGTGAACTTGCAAATGCTACCAGCTGATGTGGAGGAGGCCTTACTTGCTCGTGCTATTAAAGCTTTCACTAAG ACAAACTTGGATTCTGAAAATGGACCATATGTTTACAGTACcttgaaaaaagtatttaaacagacactggaagaaaaaagaaaaaggcttaaGGAAGGAACAGAGAATCACTCTTGA
- the PTPDC1 gene encoding protein tyrosine phosphatase domain-containing protein 1 isoform X5, protein MAAGALLQNELPYSSLLESSLHLANMSSGSSRRPTAKYTKVGEHLRHVIPGHMQCSMACGGRACKYENPARWSDQEQAIKGLYSSWITDNILAMARPSTELIDKYNIIEQFERCGIKTIINLQRPGEHASCGSPLEQESGFTYIPEAFMEAGIYFYNFGWKDYGVASLTTVLDMVKVMAFALQEGRVAVHCHAGLGRTGVLIACYLVFATRMSADQAILFVRAKRPNSIQTRGQLLCIREFTQFLVPLRNVFACCEPKAHTVTLSQYLTRQRHLLHGYESRHLKHVPKLIHLVCKLLLDLAENRQVVEAELLDIPDLSAEIEKTVSQLVSTQLDRELARQDSDMSDSSHTHSSTFETQDSLFSLGHECDPLWKRRNVECLQPLTHLKRRLSYSESDLRRTEFLLEQGETAWTVPAQILQCNQPKRNSGEECSATSEQKPQLDLNKEALVRNTCMFWSQGKFNLDGQKDGSSLYHRRNCTKEVQRSRTFSSGLASLHNTREPGTPRHNFTNEIGHRKDHKTNMYSRRVYVSEDSSSSSSSSKVNFSLGYESQGSKDVSEAIPHIVLQSELSLEARRVLAAKALADINEFLGEEEVKQKVEMWQKELNSRDGAWDKICTERDPFILCSLMWSWIEQLKEPIISKDDIDMLAKNCTESQDALYLLRKEQCQTILCIFHCVVNLQMLPADVEEALLARAIKAFTKTNLDSENGPYVYSTLKKVFKQTLEEKRKRLKEGTENHS, encoded by the exons ATGGCTGCAGGAGCTTTGCTGCAAAATGAATTACCGTATTCTTCATTGCTAGAGAGCAGTCTACATCTTGCAAATATGAGTTCAG GAAGTTCGAGGCGTCCAACAGCAAAATACACTAAAGTAGGGGAGCACCTTCGCCATGTCATTCCTGGTCACATGCAGTGCTCAATGGCATGTGGTGGACGTGCTTGCAAGTATGAAAATCCAGCTCGATGGAGTGACCAGGAGCAAGCTATTAAAGGGCTTTACTCTTCCTG GATAACAGATAACATACTGGCAATGGCTCGACCCTCAACAGAATTGATTGACAAGTACAACATTATTGAACAGTTTGAAAG ATGTGGCATAAAAACCATAATTAACCTTCAGCGTCCTGGGGAGCATGCAAGCTGTGGGAGTCCACTGGAACAAGAAAGCGGCTTCACCTACATTCCTGAAGCTTTTATGGAGGCTGGAA tttatttttataattttggaTGGAAGGATTATGGAGTGGCATCTCTCACTACTGTACTTGATATGGTAAAAGTCATGGCTTTCGCCTTGCAGGAAGGGAGGGTAGCTGTTCATTGTCACGCAGGACTTGGTCGGACAG GTGTTCTGATAGCTTGTTACTTAGTTTTTGCAACAAGAATGAGTGCTGATCAAGCAATTCTTTTTGTCAGAGCAAAAAGGCCTAATTCTATTCAGACTAGAGGGCAGTTGTTATGCATCAGAGAATTCACTCAGTTTTTGGTTCCTCTGAGAAACGTGTTTGCGTGCTGTGAGCCCAAGGCACACACAGTGACGCTGTCCCAGTACCTGACCCGTCAGAGACATCTGCTTCATGGTTACGAGAGTAGGCATCTCAAACATGTGCCAAAACTTATTCATCTTGTTTGCAAATTGTTGTTAGACCTGGCTGAAAACAGACAAGTGGTAGAGGCAGAATTGTTAGATATACCGGATCTCTCAGCTGAAATTGAAAAGACTGTTTCTCAGTTGGTATCCACACAGCTAGATAGAGAACTTGCAAGGCAGGACAGTGATATGTCAGACTCCTCCCACACCCACTCATCCACTTTCGAGACCCAGGattctcttttctccctgggACATGAATGTGATCCTCTTTGGAAAAGAAGGAATGTTGAATGCCTTCAGCCTCTAACTCATCTAAAAAGGCGTCTAAGCTATAGTGAGTCAGATTTAAGGAGAACTGAGTTTCTTTTAGAGCAAGGAGAAACTGCATGGACAGTACCTGCTCAGATACTACAGTGCAACCAACCCAAGCGGAACAGCGGTGAGGAATGTTCTGCCACAAGTGAACAAAAGCCACAGCTGGATTTAAATAAAGAGGCATTAGTGCGTAATACATGCATGTTCTGGAGTCAAGGTAAATTTAATTTGGATGGACAAAAAGATGGATCCTCCCTTTATCACAGAAGGAACTGTACGAAAGAAGTACAACGCAGTAGAACCTTTTCTTCAGGTCTAGCATCTCTCCACAATACCAGGGAACCCGGAACACCAAGGCATAATTTTACCAATGAGATTGGTCATAGAAAAGACCACAAGACTAATATGTATAGCAGAAGAGTCTATGTCTCTGAGGactcttcttcttcttcttcttcttctaaaGTGAACTTTTCCCTTGGATATGAAAGCCAAGGTAGCAAAGATGTGTCAGAGGCAATTCCACACATTGTTCTGCAGTCAGAATTAAGTTTGGAAGCCCGAAGAGTTTTGGCAGCAAAAGCACTTGCAGATATAAATGAATttctgggagaggaggaagtgAAGCAGAAGGTAGAAATGTGGCAG aaagaacTGAATTCTCGAGATGGAGCTTGGGATAAAATCTGTACCGAGAGAGATCCTTTTATCCTCTGTAGCTTGATGTGGTCCTGGATAGAGCAGCTGAAAGAACCTATTATATCCAAAGATGATATTGACATGCTGGCAAAAAattgcacagaatcacaggatgcACTTTACTTACTGAGAAAG GAACAGTGTCAGACTATCCTTTGTATTTTCCACTGTGTGGTGAACTTGCAAATGCTACCAGCTGATGTGGAGGAGGCCTTACTTGCTCGTGCTATTAAAGCTTTCACTAAG ACAAACTTGGATTCTGAAAATGGACCATATGTTTACAGTACcttgaaaaaagtatttaaacagacactggaagaaaaaagaaaaaggcttaaGGAAGGAACAGAGAATCACTCTTGA